In a genomic window of Xylophilus rhododendri:
- a CDS encoding Tc toxin subunit A-related protein, with the protein MNNPNILAELATERRNALVAYYLEKVVTTIPAIKGVVTTENDLYQYLWLDNQVGHQVRTTRVAEAISSLQQYINGIRRHIEPGYGSAVQDGEEWERDRASYARWSANQQLRDFPEIYIEPPFRLGKTFVFQELETTLNQGKINQDSAQAAVLAYLNSFEEIANLEWVSGYQAGLSQDRDLCFFVGRTRAKPYQYYWRSFDLRNRNKANVPYPTAWSEWKKIKLPLSEFTLEDTVRPVFMNNRLYMAWVDVRKKPVKAEEPHGPQLHTTQIYIAPKKFDDNWGSPHLLREIEAKTAAENISIDRLIATVDAAVAGTENNARLVLLAFNQASRENSRYVLSVCNLFLTPQSVASQETYVKTLIKAFEDKSAVQHPYAGSRYFVKELRSLGAPSANWSGPALSSIKLTASYDELANKVRFGAIGSYAPQNPIDIGVIALTQAGVVGFDLVFELRSTVSEKNISVIGTVRVEKYDKQALLVSSETRMALKISAGDRDVDWHTTAPLTSPIDETVEFLQGRSSLDVRFDMPFTEMLDIKIAVRLNKVRIRGRDGMPDVTLIGGKKLSLPHHDFGIWTAPNGAPLAVAKMAPNGAQKASYEFAPNLQNQLAYEFIVGFSRESGLGALRFQLVFDSSNRLLPFLIKYLASTDAQYLDVDTLKSVHGFSYRSIRLNTLFGKELIARAHVSIDYLLNWETQRLPEPLIPEPPVAAASGVMDFYGANGLYFWELFFHLAFMVAWRMNQELRFEEAASWLHYIFNPYDSAADMRRDNRSERYWFVRPLAQALSEGGAKETSPYQNPADPDAIAMAKPIHYRKAVFLAYIKNMRDRGNAAYRELTRDGLSSAKLWYVAALDLLGPRPDVNFTSNWPSPDLKGASDTLLKELGALEARFGEGLKVLPMGNDALLGSAPDGLFRKALNTQLQEYWDGLDGDLYNLRHGFTIDGKPLSLSPFATPMDPREVLLEQGRGGNAGPGASVALAMAAIPPYRFQVMLSKAHQAVDVLTQYGSQLQNILERKDLAHREELTIRQQQEIFQFTLDLEQQHITMAEISLEGMKISRRAIEDRRHHYHRLYDEYISSSEMEALDLRLEAGIWNVTSSISYIAAGILSALPNTFGLANGGGDFGAPVRALGGALQIAGDINNMNALRVETIETYRRRRQEWGLQIRQADWDLDQLAKQIEQQEKQVLANRTQLSSLHRQKQQMQETLDFLSTRFSGASLYQWLLSRISALYYQAHDAVVSVCLATEAAWQVEMGDFTSRFIQGGAWEDRYKGLLAGEHLKFSLLRMDHAYVMGRERRLEIVKTISVKNLLGTAPIAGDARKQSPWDKALAQLRSTGKVDFSFAELLYDRDYPGHYLRQIAAVTVSLPAVVAPYQDVRAVLTQTDSHLLTKADQAGVAYLLNPLKAGADPGDHVKRQIRASQQIALSTGMDDSGMFVLNFNDERYLPFEGTGAVSSWQLEFPNPQSQDQQRILESLTDVIVRVHYTAKQGGADFSNKVQALVKAL; encoded by the coding sequence ATGAATAATCCAAACATACTGGCCGAACTTGCGACTGAAAGAAGAAACGCGTTGGTGGCCTACTATTTAGAAAAAGTCGTCACGACCATTCCAGCCATCAAAGGTGTAGTTACCACCGAGAATGACCTCTACCAGTATCTTTGGCTCGACAACCAGGTTGGGCATCAGGTCAGGACCACACGCGTAGCGGAAGCCATATCGAGCCTTCAACAATACATCAATGGAATACGGCGTCACATTGAGCCTGGCTATGGAAGCGCCGTGCAGGATGGCGAGGAATGGGAGCGTGACCGTGCCAGTTACGCACGCTGGTCCGCCAACCAGCAGTTGCGTGATTTCCCGGAAATCTATATCGAACCGCCTTTTCGCCTCGGCAAGACTTTTGTCTTCCAGGAATTGGAAACGACGCTGAACCAGGGGAAGATCAATCAGGATTCGGCTCAGGCGGCGGTTTTGGCATATTTAAACAGCTTCGAGGAGATAGCCAATCTCGAATGGGTTTCGGGCTACCAGGCAGGCCTCAGCCAGGATCGGGATCTATGTTTTTTTGTCGGACGAACGCGCGCAAAGCCGTATCAATACTACTGGCGTTCGTTTGACCTGCGCAATCGGAACAAGGCTAATGTTCCATATCCCACAGCCTGGAGTGAATGGAAAAAGATCAAGCTGCCGCTTTCGGAATTCACGCTTGAAGATACCGTGCGACCGGTGTTCATGAACAACCGCCTGTACATGGCGTGGGTGGATGTGAGGAAAAAACCGGTCAAAGCAGAGGAGCCGCATGGTCCGCAATTACATACTACGCAAATTTATATCGCTCCAAAAAAATTTGACGACAATTGGGGAAGTCCGCACTTGCTGCGTGAAATTGAGGCAAAAACCGCCGCCGAAAATATCAGCATCGACCGCCTCATAGCGACTGTTGATGCAGCGGTTGCTGGAACTGAAAATAACGCGCGCCTCGTTTTGCTTGCATTCAACCAGGCATCCAGGGAAAACAGCCGGTACGTTCTGTCGGTGTGTAATCTATTCTTGACCCCACAATCTGTTGCAAGCCAAGAGACGTATGTCAAAACATTGATCAAGGCATTCGAGGATAAAAGCGCAGTCCAGCATCCATATGCCGGAAGTCGATATTTTGTTAAAGAGCTACGCAGCCTCGGTGCGCCATCGGCAAACTGGAGCGGACCGGCGCTGAGTTCTATTAAACTAACAGCGAGCTATGATGAGCTTGCTAATAAAGTCCGTTTTGGCGCAATTGGCAGTTATGCACCGCAAAATCCAATCGACATCGGAGTGATTGCGCTGACGCAAGCAGGCGTCGTGGGTTTCGATCTCGTTTTTGAACTGCGATCAACCGTCAGCGAGAAAAATATAAGTGTTATTGGCACGGTTCGGGTGGAAAAATACGACAAGCAGGCGTTGCTTGTTTCCAGCGAAACGCGTATGGCATTGAAAATATCTGCGGGTGACCGTGATGTCGATTGGCACACTACCGCGCCTCTGACATCGCCGATCGATGAGACCGTGGAATTTCTCCAAGGAAGATCGTCGCTCGATGTCAGATTCGACATGCCTTTCACGGAAATGCTTGATATAAAAATTGCCGTGCGGCTTAATAAAGTACGAATCCGTGGGCGTGATGGAATGCCAGACGTTACGCTGATTGGGGGAAAAAAACTTTCTTTGCCGCACCATGATTTTGGAATTTGGACGGCCCCCAATGGTGCTCCGTTGGCTGTAGCGAAGATGGCGCCTAACGGCGCGCAAAAAGCATCCTATGAGTTCGCGCCCAATCTGCAGAATCAACTGGCATATGAGTTTATTGTGGGATTCTCTCGGGAAAGCGGTTTGGGTGCGCTACGCTTCCAGCTTGTGTTCGATTCTTCGAATCGGCTGCTCCCGTTTCTAATAAAGTATTTGGCTTCAACGGATGCGCAATACCTCGATGTCGATACACTAAAATCGGTTCACGGCTTTTCCTATAGGTCGATTCGGTTGAATACGCTTTTTGGAAAGGAGCTCATCGCCAGGGCGCATGTGTCAATCGATTACTTGTTGAACTGGGAAACGCAACGACTGCCAGAGCCGCTAATTCCGGAACCGCCAGTCGCTGCTGCGAGCGGCGTGATGGATTTTTACGGCGCCAACGGGCTTTATTTTTGGGAACTGTTTTTTCACTTGGCATTCATGGTGGCATGGCGCATGAATCAGGAGTTGCGCTTCGAAGAGGCAGCATCGTGGCTGCACTATATTTTCAATCCATATGACTCTGCGGCGGATATGCGCCGTGACAACCGCAGCGAACGTTATTGGTTCGTTCGTCCCTTGGCGCAAGCGCTTAGCGAAGGGGGCGCGAAGGAGACTTCACCCTATCAAAACCCAGCCGATCCGGACGCGATCGCAATGGCCAAACCGATCCATTACCGGAAAGCGGTTTTTCTGGCTTACATCAAGAATATGCGAGACCGCGGTAACGCAGCATATCGTGAATTGACCCGTGATGGCCTTTCCTCGGCAAAGCTGTGGTATGTCGCGGCGCTGGATCTGTTGGGCCCAAGGCCGGACGTCAACTTTACTTCGAACTGGCCATCGCCTGACCTTAAAGGGGCATCCGACACGCTGCTGAAGGAATTGGGCGCATTGGAGGCGCGTTTCGGTGAAGGCTTGAAGGTCCTGCCGATGGGGAACGATGCGTTGCTGGGAAGCGCGCCCGACGGCTTGTTTCGCAAGGCGCTGAATACGCAGTTGCAGGAATATTGGGACGGGCTCGACGGCGATTTATACAATCTGCGCCACGGTTTCACCATCGATGGCAAACCCTTGTCATTATCACCTTTCGCCACTCCCATGGACCCCCGGGAGGTTCTGCTGGAGCAGGGGCGCGGTGGAAATGCAGGCCCGGGTGCGAGCGTCGCTTTGGCGATGGCGGCGATTCCGCCTTATCGTTTTCAGGTGATGCTGTCGAAGGCGCATCAGGCCGTGGACGTGCTTACCCAGTACGGCAGCCAGCTGCAGAATATCCTGGAACGTAAAGATCTGGCGCACCGTGAAGAACTGACGATACGGCAGCAGCAGGAGATTTTTCAATTCACCCTGGATCTTGAGCAGCAGCACATCACGATGGCCGAAATAAGCCTGGAAGGGATGAAAATCAGCAGGCGCGCCATCGAGGATAGGCGCCACCATTACCATCGACTCTACGATGAGTATATTTCCAGTTCCGAGATGGAGGCGCTCGATTTGCGTCTGGAGGCAGGCATCTGGAATGTCACTTCGTCGATTTCCTATATTGCCGCCGGCATTCTGAGCGCATTGCCCAATACGTTTGGCCTGGCCAACGGCGGTGGCGATTTCGGTGCGCCGGTACGTGCGCTCGGCGGTGCGCTGCAGATTGCCGGCGATATCAACAACATGAACGCCCTGCGAGTGGAAACGATAGAGACTTACCGTCGACGGCGCCAGGAATGGGGTTTGCAGATCCGGCAGGCGGACTGGGATCTCGACCAGCTGGCCAAACAAATCGAGCAGCAGGAAAAACAGGTGCTGGCCAATCGCACGCAACTGTCGTCGCTACATCGGCAGAAGCAGCAGATGCAGGAAACTCTCGATTTCCTGTCCACCCGTTTCAGCGGGGCCAGCCTGTACCAATGGTTGCTGAGCCGGATATCAGCCCTCTACTACCAGGCGCATGATGCCGTCGTGTCCGTATGCCTGGCGACCGAGGCGGCATGGCAGGTGGAAATGGGAGACTTCACCAGCCGCTTCATTCAGGGCGGCGCTTGGGAGGACCGCTACAAGGGGCTCCTGGCGGGAGAGCACCTGAAGTTTTCGCTGTTGCGCATGGATCATGCCTATGTCATGGGACGGGAGCGGCGGCTGGAGATCGTCAAGACGATTTCGGTGAAAAATCTATTGGGCACCGCGCCCATTGCCGGAGATGCCAGGAAGCAATCGCCTTGGGATAAAGCGCTGGCACAACTCAGGAGTACCGGGAAAGTAGATTTTTCCTTTGCCGAGTTATTGTATGACCGCGACTATCCGGGGCATTATCTTCGGCAGATTGCCGCCGTCACGGTTTCATTGCCGGCGGTGGTGGCGCCTTACCAGGATGTGCGGGCGGTCCTGACGCAAACGGACAGCCATTTGTTGACCAAGGCCGATCAAGCCGGTGTTGCGTACCTGCTGAATCCCTTGAAAGCTGGAGCCGACCCCGGTGACCACGTCAAGCGGCAGATACGCGCAAGCCAGCAGATCGCGCTGTCGACCGGCATGGACGACTCCGGGATGTTCGTCCTGAATTTCAATGATGAGCGTTATCTGCCGTTTGAAGGCACGGGCGCGGTGTCGAGCTGGCAACTTGAATTTCCCAATCCCCAATCGCAGGATCAGCAGCGAATTCTGGAAAGTTTGACGGACGTGATCGTGCGTGTGCACTACACGGCGAAGCAGGGCGGGGCCGATTTTTCGAACAAGGTCCAGGCACTCGTCAAGGCCTTGTGA
- a CDS encoding Tc toxin subunit A, with product MLPSTHDAQPASLVKIRLIPSGLEIQAGFFPVPRPNQEIVMPTAALTEILVGVNDAERVKEILSAGGIGGVMDIVKMGRGGLIQLLGLDLMFQAEEIYGRAESVANQIVHLYRAEQPATLVTSRALIPKDQSPNWENQFRENWAQYCKPGSLEDKRGPVAYLVALHDEVLMLEKTKGAAAIPLATRRPDISKLILNEANAYQEISTLDLVNEVLEASIAGTTGDQNVDDVLATTRFPMNLPYDRWMAQVDRILSFYKTDLGRLIQQSDLQYPYFLSLNSGSTAEQARLAAAHLGGVLQEIVQEAVPKEGPEQVEYLVSGLGFDPDQEFVDAWQLKSTGKTLFLEKTGVSGDDWAFLRMWKINHKIFKTRVQDIPCRFELFPGDDGALRSGITQDAVFEHSVLDMEMSADFGNSDTPYKLHMSVKLSRAPFSSNEDYNLASFRVFDSKDIRFNSGLWSQNFDTLYDFTILLTPEQAQKITLKIAYGKRGISWWGKVDISFSLLAILENDHEEFADVVALNKIMRLRRAVDSSYWEIDWFVQCAEGHYTYLSQGKKPAPTKATVRALGLYKQWSRDYGVSIELCSALIGCICPFSYDKRGSALGRILDLNLGQKRDFVLDDSIFDCSKPEDPAVQKLCLALKIHSGELAAINIFLSEYIEPEQFKLNLAVASALYRMVSLPRIFGFSLPEGVAILRLLLSVADSEPSRRLGIDCLWNAVAYRPDGPIDTVAFLQAYEHLALWLKAQNIDPIELAGALDLLETGENPPANAEIEVLRKDLDEVLANILGNRGSRLDPISAKLKDIDAHWTYISGPALSAAGSENYVLDIASFDVQLITDHAAEKPYKLFINCNSPKPKIGGFPACDSICIRIVDLAASSLENGEFTYLALSDGGNFGQDLGIKVDLTDQQARNVAVFFSYSVKSLRHVARYIVEFSLKEMEKKAFEQCIAAQAELLVLAPLNRFLGVEEANVVPSLLRWTSIAAKSILLHATGAEFQEQVERLRRAARITKLLQIDEINLAISVEHPEYLSADISTSPGLSLASFYHMHTFMLLQRMYSKTGREALATYLAQASASESSSDVCLQSLAQLVNWDVESVRHATAHLERACLGTVQELAWLHRVRTICTRYRVSILDLLRLVKSGANEQNGRKYRTIVDILPPGRFEGPATPFIKLSATYAPGKLLLHATANYKKADGQESTVYGIWAAGRPVAKKTEPMDGSVDLRGEFEVAVPPAQVYEFLI from the coding sequence TTGTTGCCATCCACTCACGATGCGCAGCCAGCAAGCCTCGTAAAAATCCGGCTCATTCCCTCTGGCCTTGAAATTCAAGCCGGCTTTTTTCCCGTTCCCCGCCCGAACCAGGAGATTGTGATGCCCACTGCAGCGTTGACCGAGATACTCGTTGGCGTCAATGACGCCGAGCGTGTCAAGGAGATTCTTTCCGCGGGGGGCATAGGCGGTGTCATGGATATCGTGAAAATGGGCCGGGGTGGATTAATCCAGCTGCTAGGCCTGGATCTGATGTTTCAGGCCGAAGAAATCTACGGCCGCGCGGAAAGCGTGGCGAATCAGATTGTTCACCTCTACCGCGCCGAGCAACCGGCGACTCTGGTGACTTCGCGAGCATTGATACCCAAGGATCAAAGTCCCAACTGGGAAAACCAGTTTCGGGAAAATTGGGCGCAATACTGCAAGCCCGGTAGCCTCGAAGACAAGCGTGGACCGGTCGCTTACCTGGTCGCGTTGCACGACGAAGTGTTGATGCTCGAAAAAACCAAGGGGGCCGCAGCGATTCCCCTTGCCACGCGCCGGCCGGACATTTCCAAACTAATTCTGAACGAAGCCAACGCCTATCAGGAAATATCGACGCTGGATCTGGTCAATGAAGTGCTGGAAGCATCCATCGCTGGCACGACCGGCGACCAGAACGTCGATGATGTTCTGGCAACGACCCGGTTTCCAATGAATCTGCCATATGACCGGTGGATGGCGCAGGTCGATCGCATCCTATCTTTTTATAAGACCGACCTCGGTCGGTTAATTCAACAGAGCGATCTGCAGTATCCGTATTTTCTATCCCTCAACTCGGGCAGCACCGCGGAACAGGCCCGATTGGCTGCTGCTCATCTGGGAGGAGTCTTGCAGGAGATCGTGCAGGAAGCTGTTCCCAAAGAGGGGCCTGAACAAGTCGAATACCTTGTAAGCGGCTTGGGATTTGATCCCGACCAGGAATTTGTGGATGCGTGGCAACTGAAATCTACTGGCAAGACATTATTTCTCGAAAAAACCGGAGTGTCCGGCGACGATTGGGCGTTCTTGAGGATGTGGAAAATAAATCACAAGATTTTCAAAACACGTGTACAGGACATTCCCTGCCGTTTCGAACTCTTTCCGGGGGATGATGGCGCTCTTCGGTCTGGAATAACTCAGGATGCAGTGTTCGAACACAGTGTTCTAGATATGGAGATGTCCGCCGATTTTGGCAACTCTGATACACCCTATAAACTGCATATGAGCGTGAAACTCTCCCGTGCCCCGTTTTCTTCCAATGAGGACTACAACTTGGCGAGTTTTCGCGTTTTTGACAGCAAGGATATCAGGTTTAACAGTGGCCTGTGGTCGCAGAATTTTGACACACTCTACGATTTCACAATACTTCTGACACCAGAACAAGCGCAAAAAATAACGCTCAAGATCGCTTATGGAAAGCGTGGTATTTCGTGGTGGGGCAAGGTCGATATCAGTTTTTCGCTCTTGGCTATCCTGGAGAACGACCACGAAGAGTTTGCTGATGTGGTCGCACTTAATAAAATAATGCGCTTGCGTCGGGCTGTGGACAGCTCATACTGGGAAATTGATTGGTTTGTGCAGTGCGCCGAGGGCCACTACACCTACTTATCCCAAGGGAAAAAGCCGGCGCCGACCAAGGCGACTGTGCGTGCGTTAGGTTTATATAAGCAATGGAGCCGTGATTACGGCGTTTCCATCGAGCTGTGTAGTGCGTTGATAGGGTGCATCTGTCCATTTTCGTACGACAAACGGGGCTCTGCGTTGGGACGTATTCTTGATTTGAATCTCGGGCAGAAAAGAGATTTCGTGCTGGATGATTCAATCTTCGATTGCTCGAAGCCTGAGGATCCCGCTGTTCAAAAGTTGTGTCTTGCCTTGAAAATCCATTCGGGCGAGCTGGCTGCAATCAATATTTTTCTCTCAGAATATATAGAGCCGGAACAATTCAAGCTGAATTTGGCGGTCGCCAGTGCCTTGTATCGCATGGTCAGCTTGCCCCGCATCTTTGGATTTTCCTTGCCGGAGGGCGTTGCGATCCTGCGACTACTGCTGTCCGTGGCCGACAGTGAGCCTTCCAGGCGACTCGGCATCGATTGCTTGTGGAATGCGGTCGCTTATCGCCCGGACGGCCCCATTGACACCGTTGCATTTCTTCAGGCATACGAGCATCTGGCCCTATGGCTGAAGGCGCAAAATATCGACCCCATCGAATTGGCCGGCGCCTTGGATTTGTTGGAGACCGGTGAAAATCCGCCGGCCAACGCCGAGATCGAAGTCCTACGCAAGGATCTCGACGAAGTGCTGGCCAACATTCTCGGCAATCGTGGGTCGCGCCTTGACCCGATATCGGCCAAACTCAAAGATATCGATGCGCACTGGACATATATTTCCGGTCCTGCGCTTTCCGCCGCAGGCAGCGAGAATTACGTACTCGACATCGCTTCATTCGATGTGCAGTTGATCACGGACCACGCCGCGGAAAAGCCATACAAACTCTTCATCAACTGCAACAGCCCCAAGCCAAAAATAGGCGGCTTTCCGGCGTGCGACTCCATTTGCATTCGAATTGTTGATTTGGCAGCATCATCTTTGGAAAATGGGGAATTTACATATCTGGCTTTGAGCGACGGCGGAAATTTTGGCCAGGATCTTGGCATCAAGGTTGATTTGACCGACCAGCAAGCCAGAAACGTGGCAGTTTTTTTCTCATACTCTGTGAAAAGCCTGCGACACGTCGCGCGCTACATCGTGGAATTTTCACTTAAAGAGATGGAAAAAAAGGCATTCGAACAATGCATTGCAGCGCAGGCAGAGTTGTTGGTGCTGGCACCGCTCAATCGCTTTCTGGGCGTAGAGGAGGCAAATGTCGTTCCATCACTATTGCGTTGGACTTCCATAGCAGCCAAATCGATTTTGCTGCATGCCACTGGAGCCGAGTTCCAAGAGCAGGTTGAACGTCTGAGGCGTGCTGCGCGGATTACCAAGCTGCTGCAAATCGACGAGATAAATCTGGCAATTTCGGTAGAACACCCTGAATACCTTTCCGCCGATATTTCTACTTCGCCCGGATTGAGTCTCGCAAGCTTCTACCACATGCACACATTCATGTTGCTGCAGCGCATGTATTCGAAAACAGGTCGAGAGGCTCTAGCCACTTATCTTGCGCAAGCTTCAGCCAGCGAATCCTCGTCCGACGTCTGCTTGCAAAGCTTGGCGCAACTCGTGAACTGGGACGTCGAAAGTGTGCGTCATGCCACGGCTCATCTGGAGCGGGCGTGCCTTGGAACTGTACAGGAGCTTGCTTGGCTGCACCGCGTGAGGACTATCTGCACTCGTTACCGGGTAAGCATACTGGATCTCCTGCGCCTTGTTAAATCCGGCGCGAATGAGCAAAACGGGCGGAAATACCGAACGATAGTCGATATTCTGCCCCCTGGCCGCTTCGAGGGGCCGGCGACGCCATTCATTAAACTGTCTGCCACATATGCACCCGGGAAGCTGCTATTGCATGCCACTGCAAACTATAAGAAAGCAGATGGGCAGGAAAGCACTGTCTACGGTATATGGGCTGCTGGACGGCCGGTGGCGAAGAAAACCGAACCCATGGATGGAAGCGTGGATCTGCGCGGAGAGTTTGAAGTTGCGGTTCCCCCGGCGCAGGTTTACGAATTTCTTATTTGA
- a CDS encoding arginine/lysine/ornithine decarboxylase has protein sequence MKFRFPIVIIDEDFRSENTSGLGIRALAQAIETEGFEVLGATSYGDLSQFAQQQSRASAFILSIDDEEFTPGPDLDPAVLNLRTFIAEVRRKNSEVPIYIYGETKTSRHIPNDILRELHGFIHMFEDTPEFVARHIIREAKSYLEGVQPPFFKALLDYAEDGSYSWHCPGHSGGVAFLKSPVGQMFHQFFGENMLRADVCNAVEELGQLLDHTGPVAESERNAARIFNADHCFFVTNGTSTSNKMVWHHTVAPGDVVVVDRNCHKSNLHAIIMTGAIPVFLKPTRNHFGIIGPIPRSEFDIETIKAKIRANPLLQHVDADTVKPRILTLTQSTYDGVVYNTETIKKALDGYVDTLHFDEAWLPHAAFHPFYGPYHAMGKKRARPTESLVFSTQSTHKLLAGISQASHVLVQDSTNRKLDRHLFNEAFLMHTSTSPQYAIIASCDVAAAMMEPPGGTALVEESILEALDFRRAMRQVEAEFGDNDWWFKVWGPEKLADEGIGRADDWIIKGEERDAKWHGFGTLADGFNMLDPIKATIVTPGLDMDGKFAETGIPASIVTKFLAEHGVIVEKTGLYSFFIMFTIGITKGRWNTLLTALQQFKDDYEKNQPMWRILPEFCQEHKRYERMGLRDLCQHVHQLYAEYDIARLTTEMYLSDLTPAMKPSDAYSYIAHRRTERVPIDDLEGRITTSLVTPYPPGIPLLIPGEVFNKKIVDYLKFAREFNAKCPGFETDIHGLVELEGEDGKVRYYADCVALANMPAQKQPLATEENLVQVGSDGPSAAPCNRACAHSSGHARQAQAQCPCRSSLSPRELAICTDGRPIGRPYATTLACGFPGHRQVIQKLRLRYRDCR, from the coding sequence ATGAAATTCCGCTTCCCCATCGTCATCATCGACGAGGACTTCCGCTCTGAAAATACCTCGGGCCTGGGTATCCGGGCCCTGGCGCAGGCCATCGAGACCGAGGGCTTCGAAGTGCTGGGCGCCACCAGCTACGGCGACCTGTCGCAGTTCGCCCAGCAGCAAAGCCGCGCCAGCGCCTTCATCCTGTCGATCGACGACGAGGAGTTCACCCCCGGCCCCGACCTCGATCCCGCCGTGCTCAACCTGCGCACCTTCATCGCCGAGGTGCGACGCAAGAACTCCGAGGTGCCGATCTACATCTACGGCGAAACCAAGACCTCGCGCCACATCCCCAACGACATCCTGCGCGAGCTGCACGGCTTCATCCACATGTTCGAGGACACGCCGGAGTTCGTGGCCCGCCACATCATCCGCGAGGCCAAGAGCTACCTCGAAGGCGTGCAGCCGCCGTTCTTCAAGGCCCTGCTCGATTACGCCGAAGACGGCTCCTACAGCTGGCACTGCCCGGGCCACTCCGGCGGCGTGGCCTTCCTGAAGAGCCCGGTCGGCCAGATGTTCCACCAGTTCTTCGGCGAGAACATGCTGCGCGCCGACGTCTGCAACGCGGTGGAAGAACTCGGCCAGCTGCTCGACCACACCGGCCCGGTGGCCGAGAGCGAACGCAACGCCGCGCGCATCTTCAATGCCGACCACTGCTTCTTCGTCACCAACGGCACCAGCACCAGCAACAAGATGGTGTGGCACCACACGGTGGCCCCGGGCGACGTGGTGGTGGTCGACCGCAACTGCCACAAGTCCAACCTGCACGCCATCATCATGACGGGCGCCATCCCCGTCTTCCTGAAGCCCACGCGCAACCACTTCGGCATCATCGGCCCGATCCCGCGCTCGGAATTCGACATCGAGACCATCAAGGCCAAGATCCGCGCCAACCCGCTGCTCCAGCATGTGGACGCCGACACGGTCAAGCCGCGCATCCTGACCCTGACCCAGTCCACCTACGACGGCGTGGTCTACAACACCGAGACCATCAAGAAGGCGCTGGACGGCTACGTCGACACCCTGCACTTCGACGAAGCCTGGCTGCCGCACGCCGCCTTCCACCCCTTCTACGGCCCCTACCACGCGATGGGCAAGAAGCGCGCGCGGCCGACCGAGTCGCTGGTGTTCTCCACCCAGTCCACCCACAAGCTGCTGGCCGGCATCAGCCAGGCCAGCCATGTGCTGGTGCAGGACTCCACCAACCGCAAGCTCGACAGGCATCTCTTCAACGAAGCCTTCCTGATGCACACCTCCACCAGCCCGCAGTACGCCATCATCGCCAGCTGCGACGTGGCCGCGGCCATGATGGAGCCGCCCGGCGGCACCGCGCTGGTGGAAGAAAGCATCCTGGAGGCGCTGGACTTCCGCCGCGCCATGCGCCAGGTCGAGGCCGAGTTCGGCGACAACGACTGGTGGTTCAAGGTCTGGGGCCCCGAGAAGCTGGCCGACGAAGGCATAGGCCGGGCCGACGACTGGATCATCAAGGGCGAGGAGCGCGACGCCAAATGGCACGGCTTCGGCACCCTGGCCGACGGCTTCAACATGCTCGACCCGATCAAGGCGACCATCGTCACCCCGGGCCTGGACATGGACGGCAAGTTCGCCGAGACCGGCATCCCCGCCAGCATCGTCACCAAGTTCCTGGCCGAGCACGGCGTGATTGTGGAGAAGACCGGGCTCTACAGCTTCTTCATCATGTTCACCATCGGCATCACCAAGGGCCGCTGGAACACCCTGCTGACCGCGCTGCAGCAGTTCAAGGACGACTACGAGAAGAACCAGCCGATGTGGCGCATCCTTCCCGAGTTCTGCCAGGAGCACAAACGCTACGAACGCATGGGCCTGCGCGACCTGTGCCAGCACGTGCACCAGCTCTACGCCGAATACGACATCGCACGCCTGACCACCGAGATGTACCTGTCGGACCTCACGCCCGCCATGAAGCCCAGCGATGCCTACTCCTACATCGCCCACCGCCGCACCGAGCGCGTGCCGATCGACGATCTCGAAGGCCGCATCACCACCAGCCTGGTCACGCCGTATCCGCCGGGCATCCCGCTGCTGATCCCGGGCGAGGTCTTCAACAAGAAGATCGTGGACTACCTGAAGTTCGCCCGCGAGTTCAATGCCAAGTGCCCGGGCTTCGAGACCGACATCCACGGCCTGGTGGAACTCGAAGGCGAGGACGGCAAGGTGCGCTACTACGCCGACTGCGTGGCCCTGGCCAACATGCCGGCGCAAAAGCAGCCGCTGGCCACCGAGGAGAACCTGGTGCAGGTCGGCAGCGACGGCCCTTCGGCCGCACCATGTAACCGGGCCTGCGCCCACTCATCCGGACATGCGCGCCAGGCGCAGGCGCAATGTCCGTGTCGCTCATCGCTTAGTCCGAGGGAACTTGCCATCTGCACGGATGGCAGGCCCATCGGCCGCCCATATGCCACGACACTGGCATGCGGCTTTCCTGGCCATCGCCAGGTAATTCAAAAACTTCGCCTGCGGTACCGAGACTGCAGATAA
- a CDS encoding NfeD family protein has translation MAFSTFWWLLAALAIISELLTGTVYLLLIGAGFVAAALASYAGLSVTAQTVVAAAVGAVLVLLWWRIRAPQRRAALAAQASPDLNLDIGQTVHVEAWSAEGTASVMHRGARWTVVAEDGAAAPHAPGSWRIVAVVGSSFVVSPAAAG, from the coding sequence ATGGCTTTTTCGACCTTCTGGTGGTTGCTGGCGGCGCTGGCGATCATCTCGGAGCTGCTGACGGGCACGGTCTATCTGCTGCTGATCGGCGCGGGTTTCGTGGCGGCGGCGCTGGCCAGCTACGCCGGCCTGAGTGTCACGGCACAAACAGTGGTCGCGGCCGCGGTCGGTGCGGTGCTGGTGCTGCTGTGGTGGCGCATCCGGGCGCCGCAGCGGCGCGCGGCGCTGGCGGCGCAGGCCAGTCCCGACCTCAACCTGGACATCGGCCAGACGGTGCATGTGGAGGCATGGTCGGCCGAGGGCACCGCCTCGGTGATGCACCGCGGCGCCCGCTGGACCGTCGTGGCCGAAGACGGCGCGGCCGCACCGCATGCGCCCGGCAGCTGGCGCATCGTCGCCGTGGTCGGCAGCAGCTTCGTCGTCAGCCCGGCCGCCGCCGGCTGA